The Clarias gariepinus isolate MV-2021 ecotype Netherlands chromosome 24, CGAR_prim_01v2, whole genome shotgun sequence region gataATCTCTCAATTTATTTCCTTaaggaaaacaaaaacttaaaaacaattTGTAAGCCAGCTAGCTCTAGTTATTCTACTCTGACAGGATTCATGAGATGTCTTCACTGCTAACAATAGCTAGGTTGCTAATCTGACAGGATTTTTTTGAAAACTTTAATTTAAGTGATATTATGACTAAACTCTTCATATTTTTAAGTGACCTTCATGTTAAAAtgtgcatgaagtttaaataactGTTTGTTAGATAAGATGTATAACTTTTAGTTAACAGGCTCTGTGCTGCAGTGCATAAACTGTATTTGCTAGCTAGATGTTTCTTATTCAATTTAGCAAGAAAGTGTCTTTAACTATAGCATAACCATCATACTGCTTATTTGATTGTGAAGCATTTCGTAGTTTATCTACTGAAGTAAAACTAAAGTAAACTTTAATGTTAGATTTCTgacagtttttacttttattttttttgtgtgtgtgtttattagcaGAAGGTCACaggatccccccccccccccaactcaATGCTTATCCTGACACAAATACAGTGCACAAATAGAATATTAATACACAATTTAGTGGAACCGATAAATACACAGATGTTAAATAAGATAAAAGATAATATGCAAAAATTAAGATTAACTGTATCACAGCAGATGTTTTAGAATGGGTGTAtagactttatatatatatatatatatatatatatatatatatatatatatatatatatacgtttaAAAGTAAGTGAAACCTTGACAATTCTTTTGAAAATCGGTCgctaaatataaataactaaagAAGGTTTAGTGTGGAGAACATACCGTGATATACAATAGCACCTCAGACATTACCAAAGGACTTTTAGAACTAATGGTACCAATGGTAATTTTTTACCACAGTGGCTACCAAAGTTCATCGGGTATagtttgcacatactgtatcatattATGTATGTACATACTATTGGTATGGTATAGGCAGGACCATCACATACCATAATATATACTATTTTTGACAGTATTCTGGTACGTGTTCCATAGTACCATACTACTGTACATGGTAGAATGACGTTCCAAAGTATATTTCATGGTAGAACCATGTACCATAGTGTATATCAGCAAATAAGTATCATAGTACTGTCAAAAATACTATTCTTATGGGTATGACCATAACACAGCATCATGTTGGCCCTGATATAAAAGTCATGCGTGGAcaaatttatactaaataacacatatggtgTTTGTGAACAGCTTTATTAACTTAGTGTGTTAAATTCAGCCCTGTTCCATTCCAAGgttacgttttttttattttatttatggagTTTGATTAAGTGTGAAGAACCTGGTCGAAACATTAGCATGTGAACGAGTCCAGCACCTGCTTCAAGCACAGCTGCGATGTTCAGCTCTGTATAACTGATGACCGGTTGACTTTTCATAGCTCTTCTTCATTTTCcagagtgatttattttccagcTTCCCACAGAGCCTTTCTTTTTGCCTTCCTTGCAGTTTGAACGTACTGCTAATAGGCCTGGCTGCATCCTCTCAGTGGTGCATTTAATCGCATTTGCAGGTGTACAGAGCGCTGACTCATAGTGACGAGTTCACCTACGAAACTTTTTCGTCTGGCGgtttaaaaagacattaaaagcCTTTCTCAAGCCTCAAGTCGTGCTGGAAGATGAACTGATATGACCGGGAATCTGGTCTTGTGGTGATGTAACACACTCGACCTCTGTGTATCAGCTGATCCTCTAATGGAGAAATGTTCAAGAGTGTCAATTTTAGTTGTGGTTAAGGGTTGTGCAGGTGTAGTCTTACACAGGGTTTCCAAGCTCCTGAAAATGACTGCATTTCTTTCAttctggggttttttttccGCTGCTCTGGATCAGTTCCAATCAATGCTGCATTTcctacacacagacatggagagagagagagagagagagagagagagagcttggtGTCCTCTGCTGGTGCAGTGAAGACTGCCAAGGgacaaccactcagcatttacTGGATAtactgcagcacacacacacacaccttatctTTATGAGGACCTCCTTCATTCATTTAATGACTAATGCTACTAATTAATGCAATGCACACATGCACGGCACCTTAAAGCATATTAACTGTCGTGTCCTTTCCCCAGGCTCCAAAAAGGCAGGCATCCATCTCCCCAAGAGGATTATAGAATGCAGATAGATGAGGTTAACCTGCTTTACAAATGTGTCTGTCTACATCATCATATGAgtagtaaaaatatatacttttttaaatatattttttcctaccTTGTTTAAATCTCAAAATAGGAACAGGGCCTCAGAATTTTGTTCACACCCGACAGGAGAAGAACCTGATCTAAACATCTGCTGTTGCTGCCCATCCACATCAATTTGAGGATTTGATTCTCATGCCGTGCATTTGAGATGCTCTTCTGCTTACCGTGGGTGTAAAGAGTGCTTGTAGCCCTGAATCAAGATAAGTactaaacagttgtgtgtcCATAGTCTGATTTAAGTTAGATCACGTGGTCTGATCAGTCCAGATTGAggctgttccagagtgatgggtgcattagGGTATCATgtatagtgcccactgtacaagcctctagaggcagtgttatgatctggggttgcttcagttgctcaggtctaggctcagtaacgttatgtgtcaaaaaaaatgatgtcagtttcttccctgatggcatggacatattccaggactcaaattgtgaaagagtggttctgggagcatgaggaattatttttacacatcaACTGAACTCCACAGTGTAtgtgtaattaaagctaaaggtgatgCCTTTTTTAGCCAGGCAATGTGGATAGACTTAAACCAACACCATGCCATGACCAGTCCGGATTTTCTCCCCATTCTTAAcatgtatctgcatgattttattcaattgtgctgctgccacataatttaaaaactgaaaccattaaaaacaattaaaaagtgAACAGTATCATATTAAAAATGTCATAAGTTAAAACTGAATGTCCCCCTTTTTTCCTCTTCACATCTACAACATGCAATCTCGTGTTGTTACTCGCACATGTTTCAATCCAAATGGCGCTGTACAACGCTACAAAGCAATACAAAGGAACTTCCTGGAGAAACACTGTCGCATATATGTGACATCAAAAAGACAGTTAGAGAGGAGGAACATGACAGTACACACTAATATTtccgagaaaaaaaacagacaagatGCAAGACCGAGCATGCCCATGGGTGTGTGTTTAGTATAAAGGAGTCACTAACGTTCATCACCCACAGCAGTACACAACAGATCTTAATAATGGGCCTGGAAtgtgcacacacaacacacacacggttTCACACAAGTATTTATTTCTCAAAACAAACTGTAaatcatttttgaaaaaatcttgaaaaaacagcatataaaaaatacaatctaAAGAATAACATTCAACACTAATGTGCACTATCACTTAACATAAATTGTACCgtatatataaaatgagatGAGAATAACCAGGGATCATCTGATATGATATCACtacgatacctaggtgctgattcGATTAGTATTGCGATTCTCCAAGTTTCATAAATATCCTGATGGaatatctttttcttttgaaagattacacttctaaacaaactttgcaTAGATTTCAGGATGCTGCACGAATTGATCCCCAACCCATcgctaacacacagtatattgACAAAAATATTCAAAGATATtccataaaaatattaacaggGCAGTGTAGACCTATAATGGAATagtacattaatataaaaatgtaccaAAAGTCATGCAAAAGTGGCCATAATGTTTTCATTAACTGACATAGGTGGTTCAGATAACTCTCTCTCTATACAAAGGCACTACTTAacatagtctccatcacaagccaAGCATTGGTGCCATCGTTAAACCTATCTTCTAattgatggtctcccactgcaCTATAGAATATTTCCAGAGGTGACACCATTGACAAGAGCGATGTGCACAGATGGAGGACGTTATTTACAGAAGAGGTCAAATCATCATTAAAGACACATCACACAGTTTGAGATCATCAACTGTGACAAAGTGAATTTTCAAACAGGCTTCGAGTTCGACAATAGAGCAAGTGCATGGGTTTTAAAGGAGACCATGTTGAATAGTACCCCTGTACAGAAGAGTTACAATAGCAATTATACTACCAGTCAAAACTTTGGGCACACCTTTTATTCCATAGCctttcctggtttttatttctctgaacagttgattttgaaatgtatatctgctacttctgctctgtaaagcttcataacggctctaatctgaggtgctggttgttaattggtgatttctggggctggtgactctaaataaacttctcctctgcagcagagctcagttttggtcttgctctcctgggaaggtcttcatgagagacagtttcatcatagagcttgatgggttttacaaacgcactcgGCACAATACTGTtattgcaagaactgttccagaacacaTGAACTTCATGTCccaaaataacaactgattgttattgttgttacttaattacctaattccataggtgttatttaatagttttaaaatctcaagtattgttctagaatgtaagaaataaatcacaaaaaaaaaacattaaatcagaAGGTTTGTCCAAATTTTTGActagtactgtatgtctattcatttaaaaagttacgccaacttttgcattactttcggtACAGCCCTCGTAACACCGCCAGCAAATGCGCagaaattctttttcttttttttaagaaataaaaataatatataaagattatatttaaaaaaaaaaagatgtatgaATATTAGAGAATATGGCACAATTTGCACAAAAACATGGAGTTTTCATAACTTCATAAGGCTTATcataatttatatttgtttttgggctatttgtttaacaaaaacattacaaaaattggctttaataaaatatatatatatatatattattttgtgaaatattctgcaaaaaaaaaaaaaaaaaaaaaacacattcaatcCACTAGGGAACATTTCATCTTTCATAAAATTATGTTACTGTGAAATTAACCAGTTATAACTTTGTGAGTAAggtcagaaaaaaacaacaacagtaaaaaCTATAACAAAATACATACAAAAGGAGGCTGCATGCGCACCCTATTTGATAAGCATCTAGCGGATTCGTTTGGTTAGTCGTCATCGCCGGGTTTTAACTTGGCTTCGGATTCTTTGGCTTCCCTCTTAGCGTCCGTGTCCTCTCCGTGAGGGTCGCACTTTTCTtggagtttttccttttcaAGCTCCTTCTCTGCTACGTTTATTGGCATAAACTCCCCCTTAGCACTGGCGGGTTTGTTAGCATGTGcgcaaacaaacaacaacaacaacaacacagcgTAAGATACATTACAACATGCAGCACAGTTAAACATTAACAATACAACAGGAAACAGACAGACGGAAAAGGAAAGGTTTGCACCACACCCAAGTCAAGAAATCGCCACCGATCAGCAATCATCGGACGTTCCGATACTATTGGAAATGATCGTGTATTAAATGAAGGTGGTATAAAGTTAGCAACATCATGGTGGTAAGCAGTTATTTCTTTACGGTCCTAATTAGGGAACTTCATtaaaactagtaaaataaatcagaaacaTTTGTCCACTGTCAATCATTTGGTAGAGAGGGAACAGGTTTTATATGTTTGCCTACAGACTCAGCGAGATCAATAAAACATTCTTGGGAAACAAACACATACCACCAAACCTGAATTTACATGATTACAACAGAAGCTACAGAATgatttttttacaagaaactgaTATTTTATGAgacaacaaatgttttttttaaaaaacgacTCAATCAATTGggctatctaaaaaaaatatatatataaaataacattcaGTTCAAACTTCCAAAAGCGACAGGAAAGATGGCCACTTTGgacctctcttttttttttttttttttttaattttgtctcacaaaataagaaaatctCTGAAAGAACCAGAACCAGAGGACGGTACCATGGTTCCAACTAGAGACACGCCGGCGGGATTGGCAGGTCTACAAGGACCGCCCCTTCCTGTCTCACCATACGCTCCCTTGCTTGGAGTCTACCATCTCTATGCTTGCGTCCCCGCGGCGACCTCGGAAATAGCGCACGACGAAGATGGcgatgaggatgaggaggacgAGAACGATGCCTCCGCCCACCGCCGCAGCCAGAATCCCGATCTCGGAGAGCTtcactgagagacagagacatacGCAGTGTATAcacattactgtgcaaaagtcttcacCCCCTCTCCATTTCCTCATATTTAGCTTCTAAAGAACCCGGACTCACCTGACTGAACCACCTCGAACCGGATCTCGCCGGTGAAGCCTTGCACATCGGGTGGATTGCGCACCTGGCACATGAAGGTGCCGTTGAAGGTGAACTGCACGTCCCTCAGCGTGATGGATCCATCGTTCTTCAGCATGTTCCCTGTCCATGATACGTGACCTTTAAATTGACCCTGCTCAGGCAGAAATGCCTCCCCTTGATAGTGGAAGAACTGCATACAAGAGGATAGGccggagaaagaaaaaacggagacaggaaggaaggaagcacTTATTGAAACACTGACCGCTCCACACTCTTCAAGCATTTCTAATaagctttctttctcttttaacGCCATGCCAGCTTCTATGGCTATATTGATGGCGAgaagcatttttgttattcaaaaactagataagatgtttaaaatattttttttctaaaaagtttaaaaccatATCtggatttacttgtttaaaaacttcTTTAAAAGTGTCAACAGAGTAAAATAAGTTCTAAAAGAGGGAATAAAAGAGttacagtcaaataaaatatgtttgatggACAACTGGGTTCTGCATGATGAACATTGTGGTGGATTTTCTCTTGAtagtaaaaatgtgtgttgCTATCCTGCATCTTGTATAGGTCACTTAATCCCAGcgatttttaaaaggaaaagtgtGTCTTGATCCAACATCAGAGTTTATTTgatatagtttattatttgaCCATTGGTCCCATTCTGATTGCCTTTTATTTTTGATGTATTTATTCAAAACTGGCTTCAAATTTGAGAAGGGAATAAAACATTCGACTGGTCATGTGACATCCAACCATCATGTGACTTGGGATGGGATGGTTGGATGTCACATGACACCAAATTTATGTGAAATCGCAGTGTTTTCCAGTTTCCAGATTTGAGTTTTATAGAAAATATCACCAATCCATTATCTCATTCCCTAACCCTTTTCAACATTCTAGCGATAATGTAGTCTTTGTATCCCATAAAGTTCCAACGTTtacatacaaa contains the following coding sequences:
- the mpzl2b gene encoding myelin protein zero-like protein 2b, translated to MFWIWIRVLLCVLGVLLAPGVHHASAIEVFTSKELTAVNGTDVRLKCTFKSTQPVSETAASVSWSFRPLGSSQEIQFFHYQGEAFLPEQGQFKGHVSWTGNMLKNDGSITLRDVQFTFNGTFMCQVRNPPDVQGFTGEIRFEVVQSVKLSEIGILAAAVGGGIVLVLLILIAIFVVRYFRGRRGDASIEMVDSKQGSVCAKGEFMPINVAEKELEKEKLQEKCDPHGEDTDAKREAKESEAKLKPGDDD